A window of the Scandinavium goeteborgense genome harbors these coding sequences:
- the yigI gene encoding acyl-CoA thioesterase YigI encodes MSAELTAEAALKLVGDIFVYHMPFNRALGLELERYEKSFAQLSFNNQPMMVGNWAQSILHGGVIASALDVAAGLVCVGSTLTRHDTINEDELRQRLSRMGTIDLRVDYLRPGRGNRFTATSSLLRAGNKVAVARVELHNEEQVYIASATATYMVG; translated from the coding sequence ATGTCCGCAGAACTCACCGCCGAAGCCGCGCTAAAGCTGGTAGGCGATATCTTTGTGTATCACATGCCGTTTAACCGCGCGCTGGGGCTGGAGCTGGAACGCTACGAGAAATCCTTCGCGCAGCTCAGTTTTAACAATCAGCCGATGATGGTCGGCAACTGGGCGCAAAGTATTCTTCACGGCGGGGTGATTGCCTCCGCGCTGGACGTCGCCGCAGGCCTGGTCTGCGTGGGCAGTACACTCACCCGCCACGACACCATCAACGAAGATGAACTGCGCCAGCGCCTGTCGCGTATGGGCACCATCGATTTGCGCGTGGACTACCTGCGTCCGGGCCGGGGCAACCGCTTTACCGCCACCAGCAGCCTACTGCGCGCGGGCAATAAAGTGGCCGTCGCGCGCGTCGAATTGCACAACGAAGAGCAGGTTTATATCGCCAGCGCGACCGCCACTTATATGGTGGGTTAG
- the rarD gene encoding EamA family transporter RarD, translated as MDAKQTRQGVLLALAAYFIWGIAPAYFKVIHYVPADEILTHRIIWSFFFMVALISISRQWSGIKRLCQTPKKIFLLALSAVLIGGNWLLFIWAVNNQHMLEASLGYFINPLVNIVLGMIFLGERFRRMQWVAVFLAACGVLVQLWTFGSLPIIALGLAFSFAFYGLVRKKIAVDAQTGMLVETLWLLPVAAIYLFGIADSATSHMGQNPWSLNLLLMAAGVVTTIPLLCFTGAATKLRLSTLGFFQYIGPTLMFILAVMFYGETPGADKMVTFAFIWVALAVFVIDALYTLRRTPKS; from the coding sequence ATGGATGCTAAACAAACGCGGCAAGGCGTTTTACTCGCCCTCGCCGCTTATTTTATTTGGGGCATAGCACCGGCGTATTTCAAAGTCATTCACTACGTACCCGCCGATGAAATTCTCACCCACCGTATTATCTGGTCATTCTTCTTTATGGTGGCGCTGATCAGCATCAGCCGTCAGTGGAGTGGCATCAAGCGCCTGTGCCAGACACCGAAGAAAATCTTCCTGCTGGCGCTTTCTGCGGTGTTGATTGGCGGCAACTGGCTGCTGTTTATCTGGGCGGTGAATAATCAGCACATGCTGGAAGCCAGTCTCGGGTATTTCATTAACCCGCTGGTGAATATTGTGCTGGGGATGATTTTCCTCGGGGAACGCTTCCGTCGGATGCAATGGGTGGCGGTTTTCCTCGCGGCCTGCGGCGTGCTGGTGCAGCTCTGGACCTTTGGTTCACTGCCGATTATCGCGCTGGGCCTGGCGTTCAGCTTTGCGTTTTACGGCCTGGTGCGCAAGAAAATTGCCGTTGATGCCCAAACCGGCATGTTGGTGGAAACCCTGTGGTTACTGCCCGTGGCGGCGATTTACCTGTTCGGCATCGCCGACAGCGCCACCAGCCATATGGGGCAAAACCCGTGGTCACTGAACCTGCTGCTGATGGCCGCAGGCGTGGTCACCACTATCCCACTGCTGTGCTTCACCGGGGCGGCCACCAAACTGCGTTTGTCGACGCTGGGCTTCTTCCAGTACATCGGCCCGACGCTGATGTTTATCCTCGCAGTAATGTTTTATGGTGAAACGCCGGGCGCGGATAAAATGGTGACCTTCGCCTTTATTTGGGTCGCGCTGGCGGTGTTCGTTATCGATGCGCTTTATACCCTGCGTCGTACGCCAAAAAGCTGA
- a CDS encoding fatty acid desaturase codes for MLIPDPARRSAWLHDEQRSAVRLLARSWLWRSELPTWLLMFTIYGGWFTTLVFRAELGLFASTALLILFTTWYLSLQHELIHGHPTRWPRVNQLFGLLPLAVWYPYGLYRDSHLAHHRNQLLTVPGEDPETYYFSAERWQRFSGWQQRVIRLRNTFIGRLLLAPLLDIAGVFEGMITSFRLGDRRAIAMWLVHFALLGLVFGWLQHQGFSIGWYLLAVSYPALGCTKIRSFLEHRAADNPLARSAITETSLPWRLLFLNLNYHSVHHDLPGVPWYGLRKVWLRDRSHYAERNQGFVVKGYREWWRNYRFHPVDVTVHPGDPEENQHDR; via the coding sequence ATGCTAATCCCCGACCCCGCCCGACGTTCTGCCTGGCTGCACGATGAACAACGCAGCGCGGTGCGCCTGCTGGCCAGAAGCTGGCTGTGGCGCAGCGAACTGCCGACCTGGCTGTTGATGTTCACGATTTACGGCGGCTGGTTTACCACGCTGGTGTTTCGCGCTGAGCTGGGACTTTTTGCCTCCACTGCACTGCTGATTCTGTTCACCACCTGGTATCTGTCGCTCCAGCATGAGCTTATTCACGGGCATCCGACACGCTGGCCGCGCGTCAATCAGCTGTTCGGCCTGCTGCCGCTGGCGGTGTGGTATCCGTACGGGCTGTATCGCGACTCACATCTCGCGCACCACCGCAATCAGCTGCTAACCGTGCCGGGCGAAGATCCTGAGACCTACTATTTCTCCGCCGAACGCTGGCAGCGTTTTAGCGGCTGGCAGCAACGGGTGATTCGTTTGCGTAATACGTTTATTGGCCGACTGCTGCTGGCGCCGCTGCTGGATATTGCTGGGGTGTTTGAAGGCATGATCACCTCGTTTCGCCTGGGAGATCGCCGGGCGATAGCGATGTGGCTGGTGCATTTCGCGTTACTGGGACTGGTGTTCGGTTGGTTGCAGCATCAGGGATTTTCGATAGGGTGGTATCTGCTGGCGGTGAGTTATCCGGCGCTAGGCTGCACCAAAATACGCTCGTTCCTCGAGCATCGCGCCGCCGACAATCCGCTGGCCCGTTCCGCCATCACAGAAACCTCACTCCCGTGGCGCCTGCTGTTCCTCAATCTGAACTATCATTCGGTTCATCATGACCTGCCCGGCGTGCCGTGGTATGGGTTGCGTAAGGTATGGCTGCGCGACAGATCACACTATGCCGAGCGCAATCAGGGATTTGTGGTGAAAGGCTATCGGGAATGGTGGCGAAATTACCGCTTTCATCCAGTGGATGTGACCGTGCATCCCGGTGACCCAGAGGAAAATCAGCATGACCGGTAA
- a CDS encoding phosphate/phosphite/phosphonate ABC transporter substrate-binding protein, giving the protein MTGNFAFPMYDVNPAATDALAAAVLRRFPEARFQRPADLLSHWLDDNLLLSQTCGYPLMTALDEVQVVGCFHYNAPGCEGRNYRSRLVARQTESGKTLNDFHGQVAACNSPDSQSGYHALRNSVGHDDAFFRSIVWTGSHRQSLNALQNGTADIAAIDCVSLALFARYQPQALTGLTVVGETALTPGLPLITSRHTSAQTLNALREGLAEIAGEAEIAAPLLIGGFSPASRRDYEVILKASSCA; this is encoded by the coding sequence ATGACCGGTAACTTCGCCTTTCCGATGTATGACGTGAACCCAGCCGCCACGGATGCACTGGCCGCCGCCGTGCTGCGGCGCTTTCCCGAGGCACGCTTCCAGCGCCCGGCAGATTTACTGTCCCACTGGCTGGACGACAACCTGCTGCTGAGCCAAACCTGCGGCTATCCGCTGATGACCGCGCTGGATGAGGTCCAAGTGGTTGGCTGTTTCCACTACAACGCGCCGGGCTGCGAAGGGCGGAACTATCGCAGTCGGCTGGTCGCGCGTCAGACGGAATCAGGCAAAACGCTGAATGATTTTCACGGTCAGGTCGCCGCCTGCAATTCACCGGATTCGCAGTCGGGCTACCATGCTCTACGCAACAGCGTGGGTCACGACGACGCGTTTTTCAGATCGATTGTCTGGACCGGGAGCCATCGTCAGTCGCTGAATGCGCTGCAAAACGGAACCGCGGATATCGCCGCCATCGACTGTGTGAGCCTGGCATTGTTTGCCCGCTATCAGCCACAAGCGTTGACGGGCCTGACGGTGGTGGGCGAAACGGCGCTGACTCCGGGCCTGCCGCTGATCACCTCGCGCCATACCTCGGCACAAACGCTGAATGCGCTGCGCGAAGGTTTAGCGGAGATTGCCGGCGAGGCTGAGATTGCGGCGCCGTTGCTGATCGGCGGCTTCAGTCCGGCAAGCCGCCGCGATTATGAGGTGATACTTAAAGCCAGTTCTTGCGCTTGA
- the corA gene encoding magnesium/cobalt transporter CorA, producing the protein MLSAFQLENNRLTRLESDDIKHLATSVWVDLVEPDDEERNRVQTELGQNLATRPELEDIEASARFFEDEDGLHIHSFFFYEDADDHAGNSTVAFTIREGRLFTLRERELPAFRLYRMRARSQEMVDGNAFELLLDLFETKIEQLADEIENIYSDLEKLSRVIMEGHQGDEYDEALSTLAELEDIGWKVRLCLMDTQRALNFLVRKARLPAVQLEQAREILRDIESLLPHNESLFQKVNFLMQAAMGFINIEQNRIIKIFSVVSVVFLPPTLVASSYGMNFEFMPELHWSFGYPGAIVFMILAGLAPYLYFKRKNWL; encoded by the coding sequence ATGCTGAGCGCATTTCAACTGGAAAATAACCGCTTAACGCGCCTTGAGTCTGACGACATCAAACACCTTGCCACGTCGGTATGGGTGGATTTGGTCGAGCCAGATGACGAAGAGCGTAATCGCGTACAGACGGAACTGGGTCAGAATCTGGCTACGCGGCCGGAACTGGAAGACATCGAGGCCTCGGCCCGTTTCTTCGAAGACGAAGACGGCCTGCACATCCACTCCTTCTTCTTTTATGAAGATGCCGACGATCACGCCGGTAACTCCACCGTGGCATTTACCATCCGCGAAGGGCGTCTGTTTACGCTGCGCGAACGCGAACTGCCTGCATTTCGTCTGTATCGAATGCGCGCCCGCAGCCAGGAAATGGTCGACGGCAATGCGTTTGAGCTGCTGCTTGACCTGTTCGAAACCAAAATCGAACAGCTGGCGGATGAAATTGAAAATATCTACAGCGACCTGGAAAAGCTGAGCCGTGTGATCATGGAAGGTCATCAGGGCGACGAATACGATGAAGCGCTCTCCACGCTGGCGGAGCTGGAAGATATCGGCTGGAAAGTGCGTTTGTGTCTGATGGATACCCAGCGCGCATTGAACTTCCTGGTGCGTAAAGCGCGTTTACCGGCGGTGCAGCTGGAGCAGGCGCGTGAGATCCTGCGCGATATCGAATCCCTGCTGCCGCACAATGAATCGCTGTTCCAGAAGGTGAACTTCCTGATGCAGGCGGCGATGGGCTTTATCAACATCGAGCAGAACCGCATTATCAAGATCTTCTCGGTGGTCTCCGTGGTGTTCCTGCCGCCGACGCTGGTGGCCTCAAGCTACGGGATGAACTTCGAGTTCATGCCAGAGCTGCACTGGAGCTTCGGCTATCCGGGGGCAATTGTATTTATGATCCTCGCGGGCCTCGCGCCGTATCTCTACTTCAAGCGCAAGAACTGGCTTTAA
- the ysgD gene encoding YsgD/CorL family protein, translating to MDTPSRCWLNFLQTRNNS from the coding sequence TTGGACACACCCAGTAGATGCTGGCTCAACTTCCTGCAAACCAGGAACAACTCCTAA
- the uvrD gene encoding DNA helicase II, whose product MDVSYLLDSLNDKQREAVAASRTNMLVLAGAGSGKTRVLVHRIAWLISVEHSSPYSIMAVTFTNKAAAEMRHRIGQLMGTSQGGMWVGTFHGLAHRLLRAHHLDANLPQDFQILDSEDQLRLLKRLIKAMNLDEKQWPPRQAMWYINGQKDEGLRPHHIQSYGNPVEQTWQKVYQAYQEACDRAGLVDFAELLLRAHELWLNKPHILQHYRERFTNILVDEFQDTNNIQYAWIRMLAGDTGKVMIVGDDDQSIYGWRGAQVENIQRFLKDFPGAETIRLEQNYRSTNNILSAANALIENNDGRLGKKLWTDGVDGEPISLYCAFNELDEARFVVSRIKAWQDNGGQLEQCAILYRSNAQSRVLEEALLQVSMPYRIYGGMRFFERLEIKDALAYLRLIANRNDDAAFERVVNTPTRGIGDRTLDVVRQASRDRQLTLWQACRELLKDKALAGRAAGALQRFMELIDALAQETADMPLHVQTDRVIKDSGLFMMYEQEKGEKGQTRIENLEELVTATRQFSYNDEEEDLMPLQAFLSHAALEAGEGQADTWQDAVQLMTLHSAKGLEFPQVFIVGMEEGMFPSQMSLDEGGRLEEERRLAYVGVTRAMQKLTLTYAETRRLYGKEVYHRPSRFVGELPEACVEEVRLRATVSRPVNHQRMGTPMAENDTGYKLGQRVRHPKFGEGTIVNLEGSGEHSRLQVAFQGQGIKWLVAAYARLENA is encoded by the coding sequence ATGGACGTTTCTTACCTGCTCGACAGCCTCAATGACAAACAGCGTGAAGCCGTGGCGGCGTCGCGCACCAATATGCTGGTGCTGGCTGGGGCAGGAAGCGGCAAGACGCGCGTGCTGGTGCACCGCATCGCGTGGCTTATCAGCGTTGAACACAGCTCACCGTATTCGATTATGGCGGTGACCTTCACCAACAAAGCGGCGGCGGAAATGCGCCACCGTATCGGTCAGCTGATGGGCACCTCCCAGGGCGGGATGTGGGTCGGCACCTTCCACGGTCTGGCGCATCGCTTGCTGCGCGCGCACCATCTGGACGCCAATCTGCCGCAGGATTTCCAGATCCTCGACAGCGAAGATCAGCTGCGCCTGCTGAAACGTCTGATCAAAGCCATGAACCTCGACGAGAAGCAGTGGCCACCGCGTCAGGCGATGTGGTACATCAACGGTCAGAAAGACGAAGGGCTGCGCCCGCATCATATTCAAAGCTACGGCAACCCGGTGGAGCAAACCTGGCAGAAGGTGTATCAGGCCTATCAGGAAGCTTGCGACCGCGCGGGTCTGGTTGATTTTGCCGAGCTGCTGCTGCGTGCCCACGAGCTATGGCTCAACAAGCCACATATTTTGCAGCACTATCGCGAGCGCTTCACCAACATCCTGGTGGACGAATTCCAGGATACCAACAACATTCAGTACGCCTGGATCCGCATGCTGGCGGGCGACACGGGCAAAGTGATGATCGTTGGCGATGATGACCAGTCAATCTACGGCTGGCGCGGCGCGCAGGTCGAAAACATCCAGCGTTTCCTGAAGGATTTCCCCGGCGCCGAAACCATCCGTCTGGAGCAGAACTACCGCTCGACCAACAACATTCTTAGCGCGGCGAACGCCCTGATTGAGAACAACGACGGCCGTCTGGGTAAAAAGCTGTGGACCGATGGCGTCGACGGCGAACCCATTTCACTATACTGCGCGTTCAACGAGCTGGATGAAGCCCGCTTCGTCGTGAGCCGCATCAAAGCCTGGCAGGACAACGGGGGCCAGCTTGAGCAGTGCGCCATTCTTTACCGCAGCAACGCCCAGTCGCGCGTGCTGGAAGAAGCGTTGTTGCAAGTCAGTATGCCGTACCGCATTTATGGCGGAATGCGCTTCTTCGAACGTCTGGAAATCAAAGATGCGCTGGCCTATCTGCGTCTGATTGCCAACCGCAATGACGATGCGGCGTTTGAGCGCGTGGTGAATACCCCGACGCGTGGCATCGGCGATCGCACGCTCGACGTGGTGCGTCAGGCTTCCCGCGACCGGCAGCTGACGCTGTGGCAAGCATGCCGTGAATTGCTGAAAGATAAAGCCCTTGCCGGACGTGCGGCCGGCGCGTTGCAGCGCTTTATGGAGCTTATCGACGCACTGGCGCAGGAAACTGCCGATATGCCGCTGCATGTGCAGACCGACCGGGTGATTAAAGATTCCGGCCTGTTCATGATGTACGAGCAGGAGAAAGGCGAGAAGGGCCAGACGCGTATCGAGAACTTAGAGGAACTGGTGACGGCCACGCGCCAGTTCAGCTACAACGACGAAGAAGAAGATCTGATGCCGTTGCAGGCGTTCCTGTCCCACGCGGCGCTGGAAGCGGGCGAAGGGCAGGCCGATACCTGGCAGGACGCGGTTCAGCTGATGACGCTGCACTCGGCGAAAGGTCTGGAGTTCCCGCAGGTGTTTATCGTCGGGATGGAAGAGGGCATGTTCCCGAGTCAGATGTCGCTGGATGAAGGCGGGCGTCTGGAAGAAGAACGTCGCCTGGCCTACGTCGGCGTTACCCGTGCGATGCAAAAACTGACGCTGACCTACGCCGAAACCCGCCGTTTATACGGCAAAGAGGTCTATCACCGTCCGTCGCGCTTTGTCGGCGAACTGCCGGAGGCGTGCGTGGAAGAAGTGCGTCTGCGTGCCACCGTCAGCCGCCCGGTTAACCATCAGCGGATGGGCACGCCGATGGCGGAAAACGACACCGGCTACAAGCTGGGCCAGCGCGTGCGTCACCCGAAATTTGGCGAAGGTACCATCGTAAACCTGGAAGGCAGTGGCGAACACAGCCGTTTGCAGGTGGCGTTCCAGGGCCAGGGCATCAAATGGCTGGTGGCAGCTTACGCCCGTCTCGAAAATGCGTAA
- the yigB gene encoding 5-amino-6-(5-phospho-D-ribitylamino)uracil phosphatase YigB, with amino-acid sequence MRFYRPLGQISALTFDLDDTLYDNRQVIRRTEKESLEFVRGYHPALQALESSDFHQLRQALRQAEPDIYHDVTEWRRRAVELAMLNAGLSARDATIGANAAMANFAHWRSAIDVPQETHDTLAKLAEKWPLVAITNGNAQPEMFGLNDYFTFVLRAGPDGRSKPFSDMYHLAAERLDVPLEQILHVGDDLTTDVAGAIRCGVQACWINLLDGDLMQIADSRLLPHIEISRLASLTTLI; translated from the coding sequence ATGCGTTTTTACCGTCCACTGGGCCAGATTTCGGCCCTGACTTTTGACCTCGATGACACGCTTTACGACAACCGTCAGGTTATCCGCCGTACGGAAAAAGAGTCGCTGGAGTTTGTCCGCGGTTACCATCCGGCGTTACAGGCGCTGGAAAGCAGCGATTTTCATCAGCTTCGTCAGGCGCTTCGCCAGGCCGAGCCCGATATTTATCACGACGTCACCGAATGGCGTCGTCGCGCAGTTGAGCTGGCGATGCTGAATGCCGGTCTCTCGGCGAGAGACGCCACGATTGGCGCCAACGCCGCGATGGCGAATTTCGCCCACTGGCGCAGTGCGATCGACGTGCCGCAGGAAACCCACGACACCCTCGCCAAGCTGGCTGAAAAATGGCCGCTGGTGGCGATCACCAACGGCAACGCACAGCCGGAAATGTTCGGCCTGAACGACTACTTTACGTTTGTGCTGCGCGCAGGCCCCGACGGACGTTCCAAGCCGTTCAGTGATATGTACCATCTGGCGGCAGAGCGTCTTGATGTTCCGCTGGAGCAGATCCTGCACGTGGGCGATGACCTGACGACCGACGTCGCGGGCGCGATCCGCTGCGGCGTACAGGCCTGCTGGATAAACCTGCTCGACGGTGACCTGATGCAAATCGCCGACAGTCGCCTGTTACCTCACATCGAAATTTCGCGGTTGGCATCCCTCACCACGCTGATATAA
- the xerC gene encoding tyrosine recombinase XerC: MTLSPLSEPTERFLRYLGVERQLSPITLLNYRRQLDAIIAIAEDSGVKNWQQCDAATVRSFAVRSRRKGLGPASLALRLSALRSFFDWLVSQGELQANPAKAVSAPKAPRHLPKNIDVDDVNRLLDIDLNDPLAVRDRAMLEVMYGAGLRLSELVGLNIKHLDLESGEVWVMGKGSKERRLPIGRNAAHWIEHWLDLRGLFGSEEEALFLSKLGKRISARNVQKRFAEWGIKQGLNSHVNPHKLRHSFATHMLESSGDLRGVQELLGHANLSTTQIYTHLDFQHLASVYDKAHPRAKRGK; this comes from the coding sequence ATGACGCTGTCTCCGCTCTCAGAACCGACCGAACGCTTCCTGCGTTATCTCGGCGTTGAACGCCAACTCAGTCCGATAACTCTGCTCAACTATCGGCGTCAGCTTGATGCCATCATCGCTATCGCCGAAGACAGCGGTGTGAAAAATTGGCAGCAGTGTGACGCGGCGACAGTGCGCAGTTTTGCGGTTCGCAGCCGTCGCAAAGGGCTTGGCCCGGCGAGTCTGGCCCTGCGGTTGTCGGCCTTGCGCAGTTTTTTCGACTGGCTGGTAAGTCAGGGTGAGCTGCAGGCCAATCCGGCGAAAGCCGTCTCCGCGCCAAAAGCCCCACGCCATCTGCCAAAAAATATTGATGTGGATGACGTCAACCGGCTGCTGGATATCGATCTCAACGATCCGCTGGCCGTACGCGATCGCGCCATGCTCGAAGTGATGTACGGCGCGGGCCTGCGTCTGTCAGAGCTGGTGGGCCTCAACATTAAGCATCTTGACCTGGAATCGGGCGAAGTGTGGGTGATGGGGAAAGGCAGTAAAGAGCGCCGTCTGCCGATTGGCCGTAACGCCGCGCACTGGATTGAACACTGGCTCGATTTACGCGGACTGTTCGGCAGTGAAGAAGAGGCGTTGTTTTTGTCGAAGCTCGGCAAACGCATCTCCGCGCGCAATGTGCAAAAGCGCTTTGCGGAGTGGGGCATCAAGCAAGGGCTGAACAGCCATGTGAATCCACACAAATTGCGCCATTCGTTCGCGACCCACATGCTGGAGTCGAGCGGGGATTTACGCGGCGTGCAGGAACTGCTCGGCCACGCGAATCTTTCCACCACGCAAATCTATACCCATCTTGATTTTCAACATCTTGCCTCGGTGTACGACAAGGCACACCCACGCGCCAAACGGGGGAAATAA
- a CDS encoding DUF484 domain-containing protein, with protein MKPIGEEQQAELNTLDDRAVVDYLLQHPEFFIRNAPAVEGMRVPHPVRGTVSLVEWHMARARNHINALEENMTLLVEQASANESLFYRLLHLQTHLAAAESLDDMLNRFHRWARDLGLAGATVRLFADRWRIGAPSKFTQLALSRQSFESIRIQRLGHERHYLGSLNGPELLVMMPDAKAIGSVAMSMLGSDGDLGVVLFSSRDAHHYQAGQGTHLLQEISLLLPGLLERWVERV; from the coding sequence ATGAAACCAATCGGGGAAGAACAGCAGGCTGAACTCAACACGCTCGACGATCGGGCGGTAGTCGATTATCTGCTGCAACATCCTGAGTTTTTCATTCGCAACGCCCCGGCCGTGGAAGGGATGCGCGTGCCGCATCCGGTTCGCGGCACGGTGTCGCTGGTCGAATGGCACATGGCGCGCGCCAGAAACCACATCAACGCGCTGGAAGAGAACATGACGTTGCTGGTGGAGCAGGCATCGGCAAACGAAAGCCTGTTCTATCGCCTGCTGCATCTGCAAACACATTTAGCTGCGGCGGAAAGCCTCGACGATATGCTCAATCGCTTCCACCGTTGGGCGCGCGATTTAGGTCTTGCGGGTGCCACGGTGCGTCTGTTTGCCGATCGTTGGCGCATTGGCGCGCCGTCTAAGTTCACCCAGTTAGCGCTCTCACGTCAGTCTTTTGAATCCATCCGCATTCAGCGTCTCGGCCATGAGCGCCACTATCTTGGCTCGCTGAATGGCCCGGAACTGCTGGTGATGATGCCGGATGCCAAAGCGATTGGCTCGGTGGCGATGTCGATGCTCGGCAGCGACGGTGACCTCGGCGTGGTGCTGTTCAGCAGCCGCGACGCGCACCATTATCAGGCCGGTCAAGGAACGCACCTCTTGCAGGAAATTTCCCTGCTACTGCCTGGCCTGCTGGAGCGTTGGGTCGAGCGCGTATGA
- the dapF gene encoding diaminopimelate epimerase, producing MQFSKMHGLGNDFMVVDAVTQNVFFSPELIRRLADRHLGVGFDQLLVVEPPYDPDLDFHYRIFNADGSEVSQCGNGARCFARFVRLKGLTNKRDIRVSTANGRMVLTVTDDDLVRVNMGEPNFEPSQVPFRANKAEKTYIMRASEQTVLCGVVSMGNPHCVIQVDDVDTAAVETLGPIMESHERFPERANIGFMQVVKNDHIRLRVFERGAGETQACGSGACAAVAVGIQQGLLAEEVRVELPGGRLDIAWKGPGQPLFMTGPAAHVYDGFIHL from the coding sequence ATGCAGTTCTCTAAAATGCACGGCCTGGGCAACGATTTCATGGTCGTCGATGCGGTAACGCAGAATGTGTTCTTTTCTCCGGAGCTGATCCGCCGTCTGGCCGATCGGCATCTTGGCGTCGGCTTCGATCAGCTGCTGGTGGTAGAGCCACCGTACGATCCCGATCTCGACTTCCACTACCGCATCTTTAATGCCGACGGCAGCGAAGTGTCTCAGTGTGGCAACGGTGCGCGCTGTTTTGCGCGCTTTGTACGCCTCAAAGGCCTGACCAATAAACGTGACATCCGCGTCAGTACCGCCAACGGCCGTATGGTATTAACCGTAACGGATGACGACCTGGTGCGGGTGAACATGGGCGAGCCTAACTTCGAGCCTTCGCAGGTCCCGTTCCGCGCCAACAAAGCGGAAAAGACCTATATTATGCGTGCCTCTGAACAGACAGTATTGTGCGGCGTCGTCTCAATGGGCAATCCGCACTGCGTCATTCAGGTCGATGATGTCGACACCGCTGCGGTGGAAACATTAGGCCCAATTATGGAAAGCCATGAGCGTTTTCCTGAGCGTGCCAACATCGGTTTTATGCAGGTGGTGAAGAACGATCACATTCGCTTGCGCGTCTTTGAGCGCGGCGCAGGTGAAACGCAGGCCTGCGGGAGCGGAGCCTGTGCGGCGGTGGCCGTCGGCATTCAGCAAGGTTTGCTGGCCGAAGAGGTACGCGTGGAATTGCCAGGCGGGCGGCTCGATATCGCCTGGAAAGGACCGGGTCAACCGTTGTTTATGACTGGCCCGGCGGCACACGTCTACGACGGATTTATTCATTTATGA
- the lptM gene encoding LPS translocon maturation chaperone LptM, producing the protein MKNLFRPLVLLAALLTLAGCGLKGPLYFPPADKSAAPPTKPVDPGTQTTEPTRNDRGDNGGPSQVNY; encoded by the coding sequence ATGAAGAACCTCTTTCGACCACTGGTCCTTTTGGCTGCGTTATTGACCCTGGCAGGTTGTGGCCTGAAGGGCCCGCTCTATTTTCCGCCAGCAGATAAATCGGCGGCTCCACCCACTAAACCGGTAGATCCGGGCACTCAGACCACTGAGCCGACCCGTAACGATCGCGGTGATAACGGTGGCCCGTCCCAGGTTAACTACTAA
- the cyaY gene encoding iron donor protein CyaY, whose product MNDSEFHRLADQLWMTIEESLDDWDGDSDIDCEINGGVLTLSFENGSKIIINRQEPLHQVWLATKQGGYHFSLKDNVWVCDRSGETFWDLLEQAATQQAGESVSFR is encoded by the coding sequence ATGAACGACAGTGAATTTCATCGCCTTGCAGACCAACTGTGGATGACCATCGAAGAGAGCCTCGACGATTGGGATGGCGACAGCGATATTGATTGTGAGATTAACGGCGGCGTGCTGACGCTGAGCTTCGAGAACGGCAGCAAAATCATCATTAACCGCCAGGAGCCGCTGCACCAGGTGTGGCTGGCCACCAAACAGGGCGGCTATCACTTTAGTTTGAAAGATAATGTATGGGTCTGCGATCGCAGCGGCGAAACCTTCTGGGATTTGCTGGAACAGGCCGCCACGCAGCAGGCGGGCGAGTCTGTTAGCTTCCGCTAA